One genomic region from Kiritimatiellia bacterium encodes:
- a CDS encoding leucine-rich repeat protein, protein MKTSSVARMKSGLGFLLLRTRTRAWWIPALFFLVAITVQAGDYTYTDNGDGTITITSYSGSGGAVVIPSTIEGKTVTGIGGAFFDCTSLTSVTIPDSVTNIGVDAFYGCASLTNVTIGNSVTSIGMDAFCYCTSLTSITIPDSVTTIGDYVFYGCASLTNVTIGNSVTSIGKKAFYYCTSLTSITIPDSVTSIGNDAFSHCYDLTTLTIGNGVTNIGDSAFAFNTVLTIVTIPDSVTTIGNYAFQDSGLTNVIIGNGVASIGEYAFYCCYSLSSMTIPDNVTIIGRCAFLLCDDLTSVTIGNSVTNIGYGAFASCRSLTTITVEEENSAYSSVDGVLFNKSKTTLVQYPAGKAGSYVIPDSVTNIGDVAFCDCSGLTGVTIPDSVIGIGEGVFEDCYSLTSVTIGSNVTSIGMDAFSGCGLINVTIPDSVTGIGDYAFYYCKKLTNVAIGNGVSNIGNRAFGDCTNLTAITVDTGNATYSSTDGVLFNKNQTTLIMCPGGKAGTYAIPDSVASIGTYAFDSCSSLTDIRIPNSVISIADRAFLGCASLASVMIPNGVTSITDWTFGYCTKLTQVVIGNGVTSIGYAAFRSCGASLRSVYFQGNAPSLGSSVFSGDNNATVYYLAGTTGWSTTFGSRPTALWIAPAAITTQPQSLTNNLGSSAIFTVTASGPEPLYYQWQNNAVNIVSATNAVCTINPVAGDDAGDYRCLVSNLVGVTTSATATLILAAPPVFMTNPQSLIRNVGETASFIVSATGTEPFRYQWQKNGANIGSATNATYTINPATMDDAGNYRCLVANMAGAATSAVAVLTMTAAPAPSGVTAGDGTYSDKVLIYWTAVSAATSYRVWRGTNNNVQNASVIGTATTSFYLDTTVTAGTIYYYWIQAVNSAGTSDLSASDSGYCGSIADPAIPAGVSASDGIYADYIKVAWQAVSGATKYEVWRSTENDFSLAALIRETTGTSYNDASVSQGIYYYYWVRAKNANGYGSYSASDSGWRRLITPAGVNASDGLYSYRIRVAWNAVENAAWYEIWRKEIPGGNYNGGNLTKVAQVSATYFNDYYTKSGVYYQYKVKAGNGLGSSLDYGHDTGYRQVNATPKSLFAARDYDGDKLTDLALFNPASGVFDVLCSGLGRQTFSITAQDGQAISGDLDGDRLTDPLIYCPGSGIWLARLSRLGYNPIIQASFGGNGEDAVSADFDGDELADLVIYNETEGVLSAILSNYGAFDIRASCLMGGPGYSFVSADFDGDGKADPTVYSESEGRAKVIFSGNKYSSESMLFGGPGQTMFAADFDGDLKADPVLYEQATGIWMVFLSKIGYREAGISFGGPGHVPAIGDYDGDSKADPAIYQPGAGLWRIMLSDSGYSIITEAFGSSEYQPIAR, encoded by the coding sequence ATGAAAACATCAAGTGTGGCGCGAATGAAAAGCGGATTGGGGTTTTTGCTTTTGCGGACGCGAACCAGAGCGTGGTGGATACCGGCGCTTTTCTTTTTGGTCGCCATAACGGTACAGGCCGGCGATTACACTTACACGGACAATGGCGACGGCACAATCACCATCACCAGCTACTCTGGTTCCGGAGGCGCGGTTGTCATCCCTTCCACCATTGAGGGCAAAACTGTTACCGGCATCGGGGGGGCGTTCTTTGATTGCACCAGCCTGACAAGCGTCACGATCCCCGACAGTGTTACCAACATCGGGGTAGATGCATTCTATGGCTGCGCCAGCCTGACCAACGTTACGATCGGCAACAGCGTTACCAGCATCGGGATGGATGCGTTCTGTTATTGCACCAGCCTGACAAGCATCACGATCCCCGACAGCGTTACCACCATTGGAGACTATGTGTTCTATGGCTGCGCCAGCCTGACCAACGTTACGATCGGCAACAGCGTTACCAGCATTGGGAAGAAAGCGTTCTATTATTGCACCAGCCTGACAAGCATCACGATCCCCGACAGCGTTACCAGTATCGGAAATGATGCGTTCAGTCACTGTTACGACCTGACCACCCTCACGATCGGCAACGGCGTCACCAATATCGGGGACAGCGCGTTCGCTTTCAACACCGTTCTGACTATTGTTACAATCCCTGACAGCGTCACCACCATTGGTAACTATGCTTTTCAAGATAGCGGCCTGACCAACGTCATAATCGGTAATGGCGTCGCCAGCATCGGGGAATATGCGTTCTATTGCTGCTATAGTCTTTCCAGCATGACGATCCCCGACAACGTTACTATTATAGGGAGGTGCGCATTCCTCTTGTGCGATGACCTGACCAGCGTCACGATCGGCAACAGCGTCACCAACATCGGGTATGGTGCGTTTGCCTCATGTCGCAGCCTAACCACGATTACGGTGGAAGAGGAAAATTCAGCCTATAGCAGTGTGGACGGGGTTTTGTTCAACAAAAGCAAGACTACGCTAGTTCAATATCCGGCAGGCAAAGCTGGAAGTTATGTGATCCCCGATAGTGTCACCAACATCGGAGACGTTGCGTTTTGCGATTGTTCCGGCCTAACCGGGGTGACGATTCCCGACAGCGTTATCGGCATCGGGGAGGGTGTCTTTGAAGACTGCTATAGTCTAACCAGCGTCACGATCGGTAGCAACGTCACCAGCATCGGGATGGATGCGTTTAGCGGCTGTGGTCTGATCAACGTTACAATTCCTGACAGCGTCACCGGCATCGGGGACTATGCGTTTTATTACTGCAAAAAACTGACTAACGTTGCGATCGGCAACGGCGTCAGCAATATAGGTAATCGGGCGTTCGGTGACTGCACCAACCTGACCGCGATCACAGTGGACACGGGAAATGCCACCTATAGCAGTACAGACGGCGTCTTGTTCAACAAGAACCAGACTACGCTCATCATGTGTCCTGGAGGCAAAGCCGGAACCTACGCGATTCCCGACAGCGTCGCCAGTATTGGGACATATGCGTTTGATTCCTGCTCCAGCCTGACCGACATCAGGATTCCCAATAGCGTTATCAGTATAGCGGACAGAGCATTCTTAGGCTGTGCCAGCCTGGCCAGCGTCATGATCCCTAACGGTGTCACCAGCATCACGGACTGGACATTCGGTTACTGCACCAAACTGACCCAGGTTGTGATCGGCAATGGCGTCACCAGTATCGGGTACGCTGCGTTCCGATCCTGTGGCGCCAGTCTTAGAAGCGTCTATTTCCAAGGTAACGCCCCCAGTCTTGGCTCGAGCGTGTTCTCCGGAGACAACAATGCGACCGTCTATTACCTGGCCGGGACAACAGGCTGGAGCACGACTTTTGGCAGTCGCCCGACCGCGTTATGGATCGCACCGGCGGCAATCACGACCCAGCCGCAATCGCTGACGAATAATTTGGGTTCATCCGCGATCTTCACAGTGACGGCTTCGGGGCCTGAGCCGTTATATTACCAATGGCAAAATAATGCCGTGAACATAGTTTCAGCGACTAATGCGGTCTGCACGATCAATCCGGTGGCGGGCGACGACGCGGGGGATTACCGCTGTCTGGTCAGCAACCTAGTTGGCGTAACCACCAGCGCGACAGCGACATTGATACTGGCCGCTCCGCCGGTGTTTATGACTAACCCGCAGTCACTAATCCGGAACGTTGGTGAAACCGCAAGCTTTATTGTATCGGCGACAGGAACGGAACCGTTCCGTTACCAATGGCAGAAAAATGGCGCAAATATTGGCTCCGCAACCAACGCGACTTATACGATCAATCCGGCAACGATGGATGATGCGGGAAATTACCGGTGCTTGGTCGCTAACATGGCCGGCGCGGCCACCAGCGCCGTGGCAGTGCTGACCATGACCGCGGCCCCGGCCCCTTCGGGCGTTACGGCCGGCGACGGAACTTATTCGGATAAAGTGCTTATTTATTGGACGGCGGTTTCTGCCGCGACAAGTTACAGAGTATGGCGGGGAACAAACAATAACGTGCAGAATGCTTCTGTGATTGGAACTGCCACAACGTCATTTTATCTGGATACAACCGTCACAGCCGGCACCATATACTATTACTGGATTCAGGCGGTTAATTCGGCCGGAACCAGCGACTTAAGCGCATCGGATTCGGGCTATTGCGGATCAATCGCGGACCCGGCAATTCCGGCGGGGGTAAGCGCAAGCGACGGAATATACGCCGACTATATCAAGGTTGCCTGGCAGGCGGTCAGCGGGGCGACCAAGTATGAAGTATGGCGCTCAACGGAGAACGATTTCTCATTGGCGGCTTTGATCAGGGAAACAACCGGGACCAGTTATAATGATGCTTCTGTTTCGCAAGGTATCTATTACTACTACTGGGTCAGAGCAAAAAATGCCAATGGATATGGCAGTTACAGCGCATCGGACTCCGGCTGGCGCCGGTTGATTACGCCGGCCGGCGTGAACGCCAGCGACGGCCTGTATTCCTACCGGATACGGGTTGCGTGGAACGCGGTTGAGAATGCGGCCTGGTATGAAATCTGGCGAAAGGAAATTCCCGGGGGGAATTACAACGGCGGAAACCTGACTAAGGTTGCGCAAGTTAGCGCGACATATTTCAACGACTATTACACAAAATCAGGCGTATATTACCAGTATAAAGTAAAAGCCGGCAATGGGCTTGGCTCAAGCCTTGATTATGGGCATGATACCGGCTACCGGCAGGTGAACGCCACGCCGAAATCGTTGTTCGCCGCAAGGGATTATGACGGGGATAAATTGACCGACCTGGCGTTGTTCAATCCGGCATCGGGAGTTTTTGACGTATTATGCTCCGGTCTTGGCCGGCAGACATTTAGTATTACGGCGCAAGATGGTCAGGCAATAAGCGGCGATCTGGATGGCGACCGGTTGACAGATCCGCTCATTTATTGTCCGGGCTCTGGCATCTGGTTGGCAAGACTATCAAGGTTGGGCTATAATCCAATCATCCAGGCGAGCTTTGGCGGGAACGGAGAGGATGCTGTTTCGGCTGATTTTGACGGGGACGAATTGGCCGACCTGGTAATCTACAATGAAACGGAAGGCGTTTTATCCGCCATACTTTCCAACTACGGCGCTTTTGACATAAGAGCGTCGTGTTTGATGGGCGGTCCCGGTTACAGCTTTGTTTCAGCCGACTTTGACGGGGACGGCAAAGCTGATCCGACGGTTTATTCGGAATCAGAAGGCCGGGCTAAGGTCATTTTCTCCGGTAATAAATATTCTTCTGAAAGCATGCTGTTTGGCGGGCCGGGGCAAACCATGTTTGCGGCTGATTTTGACGGGGACCTCAAGGCTGATCCGGTTTTGTATGAACAGGCAACGGGAATATGGATGGTCTTCCTCTCAAAAATCGGATACAGGGAAGCCGGGATTTCATTCGGCGGACCAGGGCATGTGCCGGCCATCGGCGACTATGACGGCGACAGCAAGGCCGATCCGGCGATTTATCAGCCAGGGGCTGGCCTATGGCGGATTATGCTTTCCGACAGCGGTTATTCTATCATTACGGAAGCTTTTGGCAGTTCAGAATATCAGCCAATAGCGAGATAA
- a CDS encoding serine/threonine-protein kinase, which translates to MNNNATKPNQDSALLPMSSENIEIMQNMLQTGMINAPMKPGPIGAIDRFEIIKFLGQGGMGQVMLAREPITDASVAIKIINPKFAKEQWAVRRFLTEAQHMYRMSHPNILKVLEVSDRKAGPYYVMPYLEGGSLAERIETGQPLPKEEIVHIVRQIADALKYAHSRGIIHRDLKPANILLNAAGHAYLTDFGLLRTVFNDSMIDVNKKSVEGTIPYLSPSAAEGKADDTRGDIYAFGAVLYEMLTGRRPYDGPDPTDIINKILAGPPLPIREVNPDAPADLVRIAENCMARELRDRYAEMADVLGDLERLSTDKNLLGPHGTLSQKGVTKVWKWMFLSVGVGFGIAALLFLANMIFGFGIKHGAGLQQSLPQATAQQSLPLATEAYPSIFNKNLPYSGNTVRIVSVSPNTDHPLSVGRNYDIEVTVEYALKAENGYIMLAIQRGDSITSLAHTTKPITKGKGKIILKASIVVPSVNSIMVFTPLYPQEETGTTIVDTKVYKVIGN; encoded by the coding sequence ATGAATAACAACGCAACAAAACCTAACCAGGATTCAGCACTGCTTCCTATGTCCTCGGAAAACATTGAAATCATGCAGAACATGTTGCAGACAGGCATGATAAATGCCCCGATGAAGCCAGGGCCAATCGGCGCTATTGACCGGTTTGAGATAATCAAGTTCCTCGGCCAAGGCGGCATGGGTCAGGTCATGCTTGCCCGTGAGCCCATCACTGATGCCAGTGTTGCCATCAAGATAATCAATCCCAAGTTCGCCAAGGAGCAGTGGGCGGTTCGCCGTTTCCTGACCGAAGCACAGCACATGTACCGCATGTCCCACCCCAACATTCTTAAAGTGCTTGAGGTCTCAGACCGCAAAGCCGGCCCCTACTATGTCATGCCCTACCTTGAAGGCGGCAGTCTCGCCGAACGGATCGAGACGGGACAACCATTGCCCAAGGAAGAGATCGTGCATATCGTCCGCCAGATCGCCGATGCGCTGAAATATGCGCACAGCCGTGGTATCATCCACCGCGATCTCAAACCGGCAAACATCCTGCTTAATGCCGCCGGGCACGCTTATCTTACTGACTTTGGGCTATTGCGGACGGTGTTCAACGACTCAATGATTGATGTGAATAAAAAATCGGTTGAAGGCACAATTCCGTACCTGTCGCCCAGTGCCGCCGAAGGCAAAGCAGATGACACGCGCGGCGATATTTACGCTTTCGGCGCAGTCCTCTACGAAATGCTGACGGGACGAAGGCCATACGATGGCCCCGACCCGACGGACATAATCAACAAGATTCTCGCTGGCCCGCCACTGCCGATCCGCGAGGTCAACCCGGATGCGCCTGCCGACCTCGTGCGGATCGCCGAAAACTGCATGGCGCGCGAGTTGCGCGATCGCTACGCGGAGATGGCGGACGTTCTGGGCGACCTGGAACGCCTATCCACGGACAAGAACCTTTTGGGTCCACATGGAACGCTGTCCCAAAAAGGTGTAACGAAAGTTTGGAAATGGATGTTTTTGTCTGTTGGAGTGGGCTTTGGCATTGCCGCGCTTTTGTTTCTGGCAAATATGATATTCGGATTCGGAATCAAGCATGGAGCCGGATTGCAACAATCATTGCCCCAAGCCACGGCACAGCAATCCTTGCCATTGGCCACGGAAGCATACCCCAGTATATTCAACAAGAACTTGCCATATAGCGGGAACACGGTAAGGATCGTGTCTGTTTCTCCAAACACCGACCATCCGCTCTCAGTGGGCCGGAATTATGACATTGAGGTAACAGTTGAATATGCGCTCAAAGCAGAGAATGGGTATATTATGCTCGCCATACAAAGAGGCGACTCTATAACTTCTCTTGCTCATACGACCAAGCCGATAACAAAAGGAAAAGGCAAAATTATTCTAAAAGCAAGCATTGTCGTCCCAAGTGTAAATTCAATTATGGTTTTTACGCCATTATATCCACAAGAAGAGACAGGAACAACAATAGTGGATACCAAAGTATATAAGGTGATAGGGAATTGA